One stretch of Akkermansia sp. RCC_12PD DNA includes these proteins:
- the nuoF gene encoding NADH-quinone oxidoreductase subunit NuoF produces the protein MSITYLPGKEPHPRETRRILKNINREGWNTSIDCYLADSGYEELKKALGMEPKAVIDEVKKSGLRGRGGAGFPTGVKWTFIPPNNTKPVYLVCNCDESEPGTFKDRYIVHQDPHQLIEGMVISSYAVGAHLAYIYMREEFPIAAETMLKALQEARERGFLGKNILGSGYDLEIHLHRGAGAYICGEETALLNSLEGVRPYPRIKPPYFPAAIGLYGCPTIVNNVESLCQVKHVIAMGGEAYGQEGAKRSPGTRIIGVSGDVQRPGYYEIVSGSMTFGELLYDVCGGPREGREFKAVIPGGSSSKVMRTDVEYKTRNPDGTTGKISFFDIPLDLDSIAQYGSMSGSGAVIVMDDSRSMPWALNNINRFYAHESCGQCTPCREGCPWMMKLSTRILEGKGAPSDVDLLIQVANQIEGKTVCAFGEAASWPTQAMVSKFKEEFVALTDPFNACLPHSAEGREQRRYFIR, from the coding sequence ATGAGCATTACCTATCTTCCCGGTAAAGAGCCCCATCCCAGGGAAACGCGCCGCATCCTTAAAAACATCAACCGCGAAGGGTGGAACACGTCCATTGACTGCTACCTGGCCGACAGCGGCTATGAAGAGTTGAAAAAGGCGCTCGGCATGGAGCCGAAGGCCGTCATTGACGAGGTGAAGAAATCCGGCCTGCGCGGCCGCGGCGGCGCGGGCTTCCCCACCGGCGTGAAGTGGACCTTCATTCCTCCGAACAACACGAAGCCCGTCTATCTGGTCTGCAACTGCGACGAATCCGAACCCGGCACCTTCAAGGACCGCTACATCGTCCACCAGGACCCCCACCAGCTCATTGAGGGGATGGTTATTTCCAGCTACGCGGTGGGCGCCCACCTGGCGTACATCTACATGCGCGAGGAATTCCCCATCGCCGCGGAAACCATGCTCAAGGCCCTGCAGGAGGCGCGCGAACGCGGCTTTCTGGGCAAGAACATCCTGGGGTCCGGCTACGATCTGGAAATCCACCTGCACCGCGGCGCGGGCGCCTACATCTGCGGTGAGGAAACGGCCCTGCTCAATTCCCTGGAAGGCGTGCGCCCCTATCCCCGCATCAAGCCCCCCTATTTCCCGGCCGCCATCGGCCTGTACGGCTGCCCCACCATCGTGAACAACGTGGAATCCCTGTGCCAGGTGAAGCACGTCATCGCCATGGGCGGCGAAGCCTACGGACAGGAAGGCGCCAAACGCTCCCCCGGCACGCGCATCATCGGTGTCTCCGGCGACGTGCAGCGCCCCGGCTATTATGAAATCGTTTCCGGTTCCATGACCTTCGGCGAACTGCTGTACGACGTCTGCGGCGGTCCCCGTGAAGGCCGCGAATTCAAGGCGGTCATTCCCGGCGGCTCCTCCTCCAAGGTCATGCGCACGGACGTGGAGTACAAGACCCGGAATCCGGACGGCACCACGGGCAAAATCTCCTTCTTCGACATCCCGCTGGACCTGGACAGCATCGCCCAGTACGGCTCCATGTCCGGTTCCGGCGCGGTCATCGTCATGGACGACTCCCGCTCCATGCCCTGGGCGCTGAACAACATCAACCGCTTTTACGCCCACGAATCCTGCGGCCAGTGCACCCCGTGCCGCGAAGGATGCCCGTGGATGATGAAGCTCAGCACGCGCATTCTGGAAGGCAAGGGCGCCCCCTCGGACGTGGACCTCCTCATCCAGGTAGCCAACCAGATTGAAGGCAAGACGGTCTGCGCCTTTGGGGAAGCCGCCTCCTGGCCCACCCAGGCCATGGTCTCCAAGTTCAAGGAGGAATTCGTGGCCCTGACGGATCCCTTCAACGCCTGCCTGCCCCATTCTGCGGAAGGCAGGGAGCAGCGCCGCTATTTCATCCGGTAA
- a CDS encoding molybdopterin-dependent oxidoreductase has product MSEEAYKLPKDAAAAEGKVNVQINGTWYRFPRGTRIADACRSVGVPIPCFCYHPKLAVVGSCRMCLVEQGMPPRLAPGQTPSYDEQGFQPIQWMPRPIISCANTVAENMGVRTDSPLAAEARRGVLEFLLTSHPLDCPICDQAGECKLQEYSNDYGQIEGRYEEKKTKKGKNLSIGPRVNLDQERCVLCGRCVRFMRDIMHDEVLTMSQRGTYNAITVYPGRELDSNYSLNTVDLCPVGALTSKDFRFKMRVWFLKETKTIDVDCGTGTNITLWTREDRVYRITPRPNDAVNSCWMPDSHRLNYKYINSPQRIPQPVIRTDAGAPHRPATWEPALASAAEAFKRISPDKIAIIASGRMTNEELYMVRHLAAQIGTDKVDIVLRTGESDGMLISADRNPNTNGAKLVLGIDPGSRLDAIREGVRNGSVKAVLALGEDLTAPEAGFTPEDLKKLDYLFMIAHSANETGRHADLVLPGVTYAEKFGTMINVAGRIQRLNRAIRPVGYSRDDWQILRDITVALGGNPALKDFSSALDILTVMSTEYKALNGLTWGSIGDGGLPILETGVTIPMVERERNQPR; this is encoded by the coding sequence ATGAGCGAAGAAGCTTACAAACTCCCCAAAGACGCCGCTGCCGCGGAAGGCAAGGTGAACGTCCAGATCAACGGCACGTGGTACCGTTTCCCGCGCGGCACCAGGATTGCAGACGCCTGCCGCTCCGTGGGCGTACCGATTCCCTGCTTCTGCTACCATCCCAAGCTGGCCGTCGTCGGCTCCTGCCGCATGTGCCTGGTGGAACAGGGCATGCCTCCCAGGCTGGCTCCGGGGCAGACTCCCTCCTACGACGAACAGGGTTTCCAGCCCATCCAGTGGATGCCCCGCCCCATCATCTCCTGCGCGAACACGGTAGCGGAAAACATGGGCGTACGCACGGACAGCCCGCTGGCGGCCGAGGCGCGCCGCGGCGTGCTGGAATTCCTGCTCACCAGCCACCCGCTGGACTGCCCCATCTGCGACCAGGCCGGGGAATGCAAGCTTCAGGAATACTCCAACGACTACGGCCAGATTGAAGGCCGCTACGAGGAAAAGAAAACCAAGAAGGGCAAGAACCTCAGCATCGGCCCGCGCGTCAATCTGGACCAGGAACGCTGCGTGCTCTGCGGCCGCTGCGTGCGCTTCATGCGCGACATCATGCACGACGAAGTGCTCACGATGTCCCAGCGCGGCACGTACAACGCCATCACGGTCTATCCCGGCCGGGAACTGGACAGCAACTATTCCCTGAACACCGTAGACCTTTGCCCGGTGGGCGCCCTGACCTCCAAGGACTTCCGCTTCAAGATGCGCGTGTGGTTCCTGAAGGAGACCAAGACCATTGACGTGGACTGCGGCACCGGCACCAACATCACCCTGTGGACCAGGGAAGACCGGGTGTACCGCATCACCCCGCGCCCGAACGACGCCGTGAACTCCTGCTGGATGCCGGACTCCCACCGCCTGAATTACAAATACATCAATTCTCCCCAGCGCATCCCGCAGCCCGTGATCCGCACGGACGCCGGAGCTCCCCACCGCCCGGCCACCTGGGAACCGGCCCTGGCTTCCGCCGCGGAAGCCTTCAAGCGCATTTCCCCGGACAAAATCGCGATCATCGCCTCCGGACGGATGACCAATGAAGAACTTTACATGGTGCGCCACCTGGCCGCCCAGATCGGCACGGACAAGGTGGACATCGTACTCCGCACGGGGGAAAGCGACGGAATGCTGATTTCCGCAGACCGCAACCCAAACACGAACGGCGCGAAGCTGGTGCTGGGCATCGACCCCGGTTCCAGACTGGACGCCATCCGGGAAGGAGTGCGCAACGGCTCCGTCAAGGCCGTCCTCGCCCTGGGGGAAGACCTCACCGCTCCGGAAGCCGGATTCACGCCGGAAGACCTCAAGAAGCTGGACTACCTCTTCATGATCGCCCACAGCGCCAATGAAACGGGCCGCCATGCGGACCTGGTGCTCCCCGGCGTCACCTATGCCGAAAAATTCGGAACCATGATCAACGTGGCGGGCCGCATCCAGCGCCTTAACCGCGCCATCCGGCCCGTGGGCTATTCCCGCGACGACTGGCAGATCCTGAGGGACATCACTGTGGCCCTGGGCGGCAATCCCGCCCTGAAGGACTTCTCCTCAGCCCTGGATATCCTGACGGTCATGAGCACCGAATACAAGGCGCTGAACGGCCTTACCTGGGGTTCCATCGGAGACGGCGGCCTGCCCATTCTGGAAACGGGCGTCACCATTCCCATGGTGGAACGCGAAAGGAACCAGCCCCGCTAA